AAAGCCAATCTTCGGGTGAAAAAACCACGCGCTGCGCACGCCTGCCGCATGATATCCCCATCAATTCCGGCCTCTTATGTCGCCTGCCTCGTCTGGCACGGACCATGCTTTTCCCAGCGCAGAACGCATCGCCCGGCCCGGCCGCCCCCGGACCGCGGCGCACCAGACCTAAGCCCGCGAGGGCACGGAGGACGTCATGGGCATCTTCTCCCGCTTCAAGGACATCGTCAGCGCCAACCTGAACGCCATGCTCGACCACGCGGAAGACCCGGACAAGATGATCCGGCTCATGATCCGCGAGATGGAAGACACCCTGGTGGAGCTCAAGGCCGCCTGCGCCGCGGCCATGGCCGAGCGCGCCACCACCGCCCGCAACCTGGATTCGCTCTCCGGCCGCGTGGACGCCTGGTCCGAGCGCGCCCGCCTGGCCGTGGCCAAGGGGCGCGACGAGCTGGCCCGCGAGGCCCTGGCCGAGAAGAAGCGCCTGGCCGCCCGCGCGGCCTCGCTCGAGGACGAGCTGGCCCAGGCCGACACCCTCGTGGCCCAGGCCCAGGACGACATAGGCCGCCTCGAGGACAAGCTGGCCCAGGCCCGCGAGAAGCAGAAGAGCCTGGTGGCCCGCCACCACCGCGCCGAGCAGCGCACCCGCTGCCGCCGCCGCCTGCGCGAGGCCGATTCGAGCGACGCCGTGCGCCGCTTCGAGACCCTGGAGCGCAAGATAGAGCGCATGGAGGCCGCGGCCGAGGTCGAGGACCCGGACCGCCGCCGCCCCGGCCTGGAGTCCGCCTTCCGCGAGCTCGAGCGCGACGAGGACGTGGAGGCCGAGCTGGCCGCCCTGAAGAAGGAACTCGATTAGCCCTTTGCCGGACGCGAGCGCCTGGGATATGCTTGCCGCAGAAACGTTGCACGACAACCGACGGCCACCGGAGAGCCCATGCACCACTTCAACGCCATGATACCCGAACTCTTCCAGACGCTTCGGCTGCTCATCATCTTCGGCTTCATCTTCGGCCTGCTCTGGCTGCGCCGCGGCCGCAAGGGGCGATCCACCCGCGACGAGGAGACCCGCGACGCCCAGGAGATGCACCGGACCCTGGAGCGCATGGAGCGCCGCGTGGAGTCCCTGGAAACCCTGCTCATGGAACGGGAGCGCAGAAATGACCGCTGACCGCACAGGACCCTACCGCTCGCGCTCGGGACGCCTGCTCGGCG
The DNA window shown above is from Desulfovibrio sp. X2 and carries:
- the pspA gene encoding phage shock protein PspA, which gives rise to MGIFSRFKDIVSANLNAMLDHAEDPDKMIRLMIREMEDTLVELKAACAAAMAERATTARNLDSLSGRVDAWSERARLAVAKGRDELAREALAEKKRLAARAASLEDELAQADTLVAQAQDDIGRLEDKLAQAREKQKSLVARHHRAEQRTRCRRRLREADSSDAVRRFETLERKIERMEAAAEVEDPDRRRPGLESAFRELERDEDVEAELAALKKELD